Part of the Woronichinia naegeliana WA131 genome, GGACAAGTCACCCAGGCTCAACAACAGGTTTTTGAGGCTCTCTATCAGGTTGCCCTGGACTCGGAATGGGTGGTTCGTTATGCGGCGATCGCGAGTTTAGAAGCTTTTGCCCTAGGCAATTTGCAGTATGAGGTCAATGTCTCTGAAAAACTAATGACATTAAAAGAGACGGAAAAAGATACCATGGTTCAGACTCGCATCAGTTGGGCATTGCAGAATCTTCAGGCGAAACTTACGGGAAAACTCGATAAATTTCTCGACGGTGGGCTACCCTCTGACAAATAATTCTACCTGTAAATAATTCGTTGATAGATTATCCTGTGAAACGGTACGATAGGGCTTTCAAGCTCGCGTCAGATGTAATCAACGAAAATTTTACAGCAAGAAATAATTCCTGCTCCTTTTTCTTTCCATCGCATCCCTGAACAACATAATCTTTGTTTGACCAACGTCTTACAAGCTGCTTCCGTAACACCTGAACCAATCGGATACTTTTTCTCTAAGTAGGGCTTGCTGAAAAAGTCAAAAAACGAAAGAAATGTGGGTTAGGGAAGTATGGACTGAAAAAGCATAGATAACTTATCCTTATGGAAACAAATCAAAATACAGATTTTGTTTAATCTATTGTTCCTTTCTGTCTAAAAAGGTCAACACAAATCACTCCTCACAAAAGAGAGGAAAATTAACACCATTTTTCACAAGAAAAACGACTCTACAACTTTTTACTTTTTGTCTTCTGAAGTAGAGTAGAAAGATTCATTACCAAAAAGTTCATCGCAATTACCGTTTCCGAGGTCTCAGGTAGTTTGGCCATCACTCGACCAAGACTAAATTTCCTCTTTCCCTGTCCGAATTTACCCTCAATGGCATTACGCACTCTTTCATCTGAGCGTGCCTCTTTCTTTTTTTCTTTGCTCACCTCTTTCGGCGGTCTTCCCAATCGGGGACCACTCATTCTTATATCCCTTTCTTTACAATAAGCTCGATTCGCTTTTGTTCGATAGATTTTATCCACATGAACCGATTCCGGATAACATCCTGTTTCCCTTTTATATTCTTCTATTCGCGCTTGTAAATCTCCCGATTCGTTGTAATTATCCCAACTTAATTTGTCTAAGAAGACAAAGCCATTCACATTACTTGCCGATATTTTAGCTCCAAACTCTACTGCTTTTCCCGCTTTTCCACGCACTATTGGACGCACGTGAGGTTGGCTTACACTCACAATTCTGTTTTCTACTTTATTTGTCTTTTTTTCATACATTTCTAACTGTTGCTCATACACTTTTCCTATCGTTACAAGCTCTTCTTGCTCTTTTTTCGTTAGTTTTTCTAACTTTGCTCCCTCTTCTATCATTTTTTCTATATCAGACAAGTTTCTTTTTATATATCCTAGTTGTTTTTTTGTTCCTTTTCTTCTTTCTTTTTTTGACACACGACGTTTTTTTGCTATGGCTAAGTACTCTTTTCTTGCCACTTCCCTATAAGTCCTCGGCTTTTCTTTCCTTTTCTCTTTTATTTCTTCATACAGCTTATCTATTATTTTTTCTGTTTTTTCTCTGGCATCATTCAATATTCCTATATCCGTTGGATATTTTATATCTGCTGGTGTACAAGTCGCATCTAACAATAACTTTCCTTCATTTTCTTTTTTTTCTGACGCTACACCCGTCGCTTTTTTTCTATTTCTTTATTAATTTTATTTATTAATTCCATTCCTATTTTTTTACGAAAATGAACCATCATTGACGCATTAAATGCTTCTTTGCTACTATAGCTTTCCATTCCTATAAAGTACTGTAAATAAGGGTTCTCTTTTATTTGTTCTACTGTTTCTCTGTCACTTTTTCCTGAAATTTCTTTGATAATTAATGCTCCTAATGCCATTCTAAATGATTTGGCTGGGGCTCCTTTTTTTTCTGTGAAGTTTTTTGCATATTCTTCCTCATATTCTTCCCAAAGAATCATTTTTGACATTTCTATCCAACGATTTTCTTCGTCTAACTGCCCGCCGAACAGATTTTTCAAGTTTTCTGGTGTTTCAATTGAGTACTGTTGCTTTCGGTACATCTGCTTTCTCTCTTCTTAATGCAATGGTTTTGAGGCATTCTACCCTATTTTCGTGCATTCTAGCGGTTCTTAATTCGCCTACTATTTTTCTCCGTAAAGGTTTCAGCTTTTTTCAGCAAGCCCTAAGTAGGGCTTGCTGAAAAAGTCAAAAAACGAAGGAAATGTGGGTTAGGGAAGTATGGACTGAAAAAGCACAGATAACTTATCCTTATAGAAAGAAGTCAAAATACAGATTTTGTTTAATCTATTGTCCCTTTATTTCTAAAAAGGTCAGCAAAAGTCACTCCTCACAAAAGAGAAGAAAATTAACACCATTTTTCAGAAGAAAAACGACTCTACAACTTTTTACTTTTTGCTTCCTTCTTTGTCTTCTGAAGTGGGTGTGACCTTTAGTTGATGAAGGAAAAGAAAAGTGTTAACATGGGATGAAAAGTGACAAAGAGGAAACAATGATGACAGCAAAACTAATTAATGTAGAGGGTTCAAAGATAAAAATAGAACTAACATTAGAACTCAGTCGTTCAATGTTGGATACAGAAATAAATATTCAAAAAGGCTTAAACGAAGTAGTGGTCTGTCAAGCTAAAGATTGTGAATTTGAGGGAAAATGGAGAGGCTATTCATTACCTCAACAGATATCGTAATAAGTAACCATGCTCAAGACCTATATTGTCCGATTAAGTCAAGAAGAACGTCAGACCCTAAAAGATTTGGTATCCATCGGCAAAGGAGCGGCTTACAAAATTAAGCACGCCAATATTCTGTTAAACATTGATGTGAATGGACAAGGATGGACGGATGAGGAAGCTGCCGCCGCCTTTAGTTGTCACCGTAACACAGTCGCCAATCTCAGGGAGCGATTGGTCAATGAAGGTGTGGAGTCAGCATTAAGCCGCAAGCCCCGCAAAACGCCGCCTCGTCAACCGATTATTGATGGAGAGGTAGAAGCAAAACTAATCGCCTTACGTTGTGGAGAACCGCCTGCTGGTCAAGCCCGTTGGACATTGAGGTTACTAGCCGACAAGGCGGTCGAGTTAGAAATTGTGCCAGCAATTAGTCACGAAACCGTGCGTCAAGTGTTAAAAAAAACGAACTAAAACCTCATCTGCGACAGATGTACGTGATTCCACCAGAAAAGAGTGCCGAATTTGTGTCTAACATGGAAGATGTTCTAGAAATTTATCACCGACCCTATGACCCCAATTGTCCAGTGATTTGCATGGATGAGCAACCTATACAATTGGTCAAAGAAACCCGCCTTCCTCTACCAGCCAAACCTGGACAGCCAGAGGCGCATGATTACGAATATGAACGCAATGGAACAGCCAATATCTTTATGTTTACAGAACCCTTGTCTGGGTGGCGAAAGACAGTTGTCAGTGAACGTAGAACATCGGTTGACTGGGCAACAGAAATTAAGAATTTACTCGATAACGACTATGCTGATAACGACAAAGTCATTTTAGTATGTGATCAGCTAAATACTCACAAACTTGCCTCACTATATGAAGCATTTGAGCCTTCCACGGCTCGTCGTCTAGTCGAACGGTTGGAAATTCACCATACCCCAAAACATGGCAGTTGGCTTAATATTGCTGAAAACGAGCTGTCCGCAATGACTCGGCAATGCCTAGCTCGTCGAATTCCAGATCGGGAAACTTTAGAGCAAGAAACAACGGCTTGGTACACTCAGCGCAATCATTCCCAAAAGTCGGTAGATTGGCAATTCACGACGGCTGAGGCTCGTATCCGTCTCAAGCGTCTTTATCCACAAATAGAAAATTGACAGACCAGTAGGTTGCATCGCCAGCAAAGAAGCCTTGAAATATTTAGATACAGATGGTTCACCCTTAAAAATCGGTGAAGAAATCTGGAAGAGTAAGGGAGAGCAACCGAAAGAATATCAAACACCTTATGGTGAGGTTATAGTGAATCGTCATGTATATCAGCGTTCACCTTTGAGGAAAAACGTATTGCCCCTTAGAAAGAGAAGCAAGGATAATCATAACATCAACGCCATTATTGGCAAAACAGGTATCCTCAAAAATGTCAGGGATGGCAGGCAAAGAGGTGAAAAATGATTTATTAGAAAATCATGGTAGAAAAGTAGCGCTATCCTATATCCAAAGATTGAGTGAAGCAGTAGGAAGTGTGGTACAGGCAAAAGAAGAAGCGTGGAGTTATGCCCCGCCCAAGGAGGATAGCCAAATTGCAACAGTGGGAATAGGATTAGATGGAACCTGTATGCTGATGTGTGAGGATGGCTACCGTGAAGCAATGGTGGGAACCGTTTCCCTATACGATAGTGAAGGCGAACGTCAACCTACAATCTATCTAGGTGCGGCACCAGAGTATGGAAAAAAGAGTTTTCTAGAAAGATTAGAAAGAGAAATTGAGCGAGCGAAAAACCGTTATCCAGAGGCAACATTGGTCGGGATAGCAGACGGGGCAGAATCAAATTGGAAGTTTTTAGAAAAGCAAACGGAAGAACAGATATTAGATTTCTATCATGCCTCTGGTTACTTAGGTGCCTTGGCAGA contains:
- a CDS encoding ISKra4 family transposase, whose protein sequence is MSGMAGKEVKNDLLENHGRKVALSYIQRLSEAVGSVVQAKEEAWSYAPPKEDSQIATVGIGLDGTCMLMCEDGYREAMVGTVSLYDSEGERQPTIYLGAAPEYGKKSFLERLEREIERAKNRYPEATLVGIADGAESNWKFLEKQTEEQILDFYHASGYLGALAEALHPNTVSKQKEWLTENCRELKHEKGKAGELLNLMKEVKEEKSHSKNLTEKLQAAITYYENHQHQMDYAEYLEKKYPIGSGVTEAACKTLVKQRLCCSGMRWKEKGAGIILSLRALVLTKERWSQFWAKLDQYGFPVEP
- a CDS encoding IS630 family transposase (programmed frameshift); its protein translation is MLKTYIVRLSQEERQTLKDLVSIGKGAAYKIKHANILLNIDVNGQGWTDEEAAAAFSCHRNTVANLRERLVNEGVESALSRKPRKTPPRQPIIDGEVEAKLIALRCGEPPAGQARWTLRLLADKAVELEIVPAISHETVRPSVKKNELKPHLRQMYVIPPEKSAEFVSNMEDVLEIYHRPYDPNCPVICMDEQPIQLVKETRLPLPAKPGQPEAHDYEYERNGTANIFMFTEPLSGWRKTVVSERRTSVDWATEIKNLLDNDYADNDKVILVCDQLNTHKLASLYEAFEPSTARRLVERLEIHHTPKHGSWLNIAENELSAMTRQCLARRIPDRETLEQETTAWYTQRNHSQKSVDWQFTTAEARIRLKRLYPQIEN